Within the Streptomyces sp. YIM 121038 genome, the region GCGGTCGACGAGGAGTCGTGGACCACCGGCTTGGTGCGGCTGCGGACCGTGCGCAGGACGTGCCGGCCCTGCTCGTCCATGATCCGCAGCCGGGCCTCGGCGAGGGTGCCCTCGGCGACGGCGAGCTGCACGATGCCGTGGATCTCGTTCCAGTCGACCGGGTGGAAGCGGGAGCGCACGCCGACCTCGGTGGTGGTCTGGGCGCGCGGCGCGAGCCCGAGCAGCCGGGCGGCCTCCGCGTCGAGCGTGACGGTGCCGCTCGCGTTGTCCCAGCGCCACAGGCCGGTGGCGATCGCGGCGAGTACGTCCTCCACAGGGGGCAGTGCGCCCTGGCCGGGCGGCAGGGAGGCGTCACCCCTCTGCTCGCGGGGCTCATTGGTGCGCATTGCTTCACTGTAGGAAGAGGTACGGACCAGCCGCCACCGAGTGCCGGGCGCGGCATCGCCGGCGGGGTTGCGCCCCCGCCGTACCGCTTCGCTCGATTTCGCGGCTGCGGGCTTGCCGCGGCTGGGCGCGCAGTTCCCCGCGCCCCTACGGGGCGCTCACAAACGGTAGCCTTGCCAGCTAGTGTCCCCCGATCTCGAAAGACTGGATGAACGACGATGCATCGGTACAGGTCCCACACGTGCGGTGAGCTCCGCGCCTCCGACGTCGGCACGGACGTCCGGCTGAGCGGCTGGCTGCACAATCGGCGCGACCTGGGCGGCATCCTCTTCATCGATCTGCGCGACCACTACGGCATCACGCAGCTCGTCGCCCGTCCCGGCACGGCCGCCGCCGAGGCCCTGGACAAGCTCTCCAAGGAGACGGTCGTCCGCGTCGACGGCAAGGTCGTCTCCCGCGGCGCGGACAACGTGAACCCGGAGCTGCCCACCGGCGAGATCGAGATCGAGGCCGCCGACGTCGAGGTGCTCGGCGCCGCGGCCCCGCTGCCCTTCACGATCAACGCGGAGGACGGGGTCAACGAGGAGCGGCGTCTGGAGTACCGCTTCCTGGACCTGCGCCGCGAGCGCATGCACCGCAACATCATGCTGCGCTCGGCCGTCATCGCCGCGATCCGCCACAAGATGGTGGCCCTCGGCTTCAACGAGATGGCGACGCCGATCCTCACCGCGACCTCCCCCGAGGGCGCGCGCGACTTCGTGGTCCCCTCCCGGCTGAACCCGGGCAAGTTCTACGCCCTGCCGCAGGCGCCGCAGCAGTTCAAGCAGCTGCTGATGATCTCCGGCTTCGACCGCTACTTCCAGATCGCGCCGTGCTTCCGCGACGAGGACGCGCGCGCGGACCGCTCGCCGGGCGAGTTCTACCAGCTCGACGTCGAGATGAGCTTCGTGGAGCAGGAAGACGTCTTCCAGCCCATCGAGAAGCTCATGACCGAGCTCTTCACGGAGTTCGGCGGCGGCCGCGAGGTCACCTCGCCGTTCCCGCGCATCCCGTTCCGCGAGTCGATGCTGAAGTACGGCAACGACAAGCCGGACCTGCGCGCCAAGCTCGAACTGGTCGACATCACCGACGTCTTCGAGGGCTCGGAGTTCAAGGCCTTCGCGGGCAAGCACGTGCGCGCGCTGCCGGTGCCGGACACGGCCGGGCAGTCCCGCAAGTTCTTCGACGGCCTCGGTGAGTACGCCGTCGAGCACGGCGCCAAGGGCCTGGCCTGGATCCGCGTCGGCGAGGACGGGGCCTTCGCGGGCCCGATCGCCAAGTTCCTCACCGAGGCGAACGTGGCGGAGCTGACCAAGCGCCTCGGCCTGGAGGCCGGTCACGCCGTGTTCTTCGGCGCGGGCGAGTTCGACGAGGTCTCCAAGATCATGGGCGCGGTCCGCGTCGAGGCCGCCAAGCGCGCGGGCCACTTCGAGGAGAACGTCTTCCGCTTCTGCTGGATCGTCGACTTCCCGATGTACGAGAAGGACGAGGAGACCGGCAAGATCGACTTCTCCCACAACCCCTTCTCGATGCCCCAGGGCGGCATGAAGGACCTGGAGGAGAAGGACCCGCTCGACATCCTCGCCTGGCAGTACGACATCGTCTGCAACGGCATCGAGCTGTCCTCCGGCGCCATCCGCAACCACGAGCCCGAGGTCATGCTGAAGGCCTTCGAGATCGCGGGTTACGACGCGGAGACCGTCGAGCACGAGTTCAAGGGCATGCTGAAGGCCTTCCGCCTCGGCGCCCCGCCGCACGGCGGCATCGCCCCGGGCGTCGACCGCATCGTGATGCTCCTCGCGGACGAGCCGAACATCCGCGAGACCATCGCCTTCCCGCTCAACGGCAACGCCCAGGACCTGATGATGGGCGCGCCCACGGTGCTGGAGGAGGCGCGGCTCAAGGAGCTGAACATCGCTCTGCGTAAGGCTCCCGCCAAGGGTGAGCAGGGCGAGAAGTAAGCCTCCGGCTCTGCGGTGGGGGTCCGGGGCCAGCTGGCCCCGGACCCCTTTCGTCTGGGGCTTCGCCCCTTTCCCCCTTCGTCGGCGCTTCGCGCCTCGTCCTCAAACGCCGGACGGGCTGGATTGCCTCGCGTCTCGTTCTCGGGTGCCGGAGGGGCTGGATTGCCTCGCGTCTCGTTCTCGGGTGCCGGGCGTTACAGTACGAACGTACTGTTGTGCGCGTCGTCGAGGAGCAGACATGGCCGCCCCCGAGCCCCGTCGGCGTGATCCCGCGCGGCGTGTCGCGGAGATCGCCGCCGCCACCGAGCGCGTCATCGCCGAGCGCGGTGTCGAGGGGCTCACGCACCGGGCCGTCGCCGCCGAGGCGGGGGTGCCGCTCGGCGCGACGACGTACCACTTCGCCACGAAGGACGACCTGATCGCGGCGGCCCTGCGCCGGTCCGTGGACCGGTTCGCCGCGTACCTCGACGAGTGGGTCGCGCGCCGGCCCCAGCTCACGCCCGAGCAGCACGCCGTGCTGCTCGCCGACGCGGTCCTGCCGCCGCTCGCCGGGCCCGAGCGGGCCCAGCAGGTGGTGGACCTGGAGCTGTACCTCGCCGCCCTGCGGCGGCCCGCGCTGCGCCACATCGCCGAGGAGCACCAGGGGCACATCCTGCGCGCCCTGGCCCACTACACCGACCCGGACACCGCCGCCGCCGCGGGAGCCGCGCTCATGGGGATCAGCCTGCGCTCCCTCGCCTCGCAGACCCCGCCGACC harbors:
- the aspS gene encoding aspartate--tRNA ligase, which produces MHRYRSHTCGELRASDVGTDVRLSGWLHNRRDLGGILFIDLRDHYGITQLVARPGTAAAEALDKLSKETVVRVDGKVVSRGADNVNPELPTGEIEIEAADVEVLGAAAPLPFTINAEDGVNEERRLEYRFLDLRRERMHRNIMLRSAVIAAIRHKMVALGFNEMATPILTATSPEGARDFVVPSRLNPGKFYALPQAPQQFKQLLMISGFDRYFQIAPCFRDEDARADRSPGEFYQLDVEMSFVEQEDVFQPIEKLMTELFTEFGGGREVTSPFPRIPFRESMLKYGNDKPDLRAKLELVDITDVFEGSEFKAFAGKHVRALPVPDTAGQSRKFFDGLGEYAVEHGAKGLAWIRVGEDGAFAGPIAKFLTEANVAELTKRLGLEAGHAVFFGAGEFDEVSKIMGAVRVEAAKRAGHFEENVFRFCWIVDFPMYEKDEETGKIDFSHNPFSMPQGGMKDLEEKDPLDILAWQYDIVCNGIELSSGAIRNHEPEVMLKAFEIAGYDAETVEHEFKGMLKAFRLGAPPHGGIAPGVDRIVMLLADEPNIRETIAFPLNGNAQDLMMGAPTVLEEARLKELNIALRKAPAKGEQGEK
- a CDS encoding TetR family transcriptional regulator; the encoded protein is MAAPEPRRRDPARRVAEIAAATERVIAERGVEGLTHRAVAAEAGVPLGATTYHFATKDDLIAAALRRSVDRFAAYLDEWVARRPQLTPEQHAVLLADAVLPPLAGPERAQQVVDLELYLAALRRPALRHIAEEHQGHILRALAHYTDPDTAAAAGAALMGISLRSLASQTPPTRAEVEAILRRILTPNPALTGA